A DNA window from Janibacter sp. A1S7 contains the following coding sequences:
- the scpB gene encoding SMC-Scp complex subunit ScpB yields the protein MSESTDHADPPEGTDVVPVPVAEDVQVAFDVGELPGGAKGAIEAVLMVVEEPVTDVALASVLELPVEEVRTLLEDIEARYASGDHGFTVRNVGGGWRFYSHAAYAPVVERFVLDGQQARLTRASLETLAVIAYRQPVSRARVGAVRGVNVDGVVRTLLTRGLITEASKDEESGATLYGTTPYFLERMGLNSLDDLPPLAPYLPDAAVLDDLVSEARP from the coding sequence ATGAGTGAGTCCACCGACCACGCCGACCCCCCCGAGGGGACGGACGTCGTCCCCGTGCCCGTGGCCGAGGACGTCCAGGTCGCCTTCGACGTCGGCGAGCTGCCCGGGGGAGCGAAGGGGGCGATCGAGGCCGTCCTCATGGTCGTCGAGGAGCCCGTGACCGACGTCGCCCTCGCGTCCGTGCTGGAGCTGCCCGTGGAGGAGGTCCGCACGCTCCTCGAGGACATCGAGGCCCGGTACGCCAGCGGTGACCACGGCTTCACCGTGCGCAACGTCGGCGGTGGGTGGCGCTTCTACAGCCACGCCGCCTACGCGCCGGTCGTCGAGCGCTTCGTGCTCGACGGGCAGCAGGCAAGGTTGACCAGGGCCTCGCTGGAGACCCTCGCGGTCATCGCCTACCGCCAACCGGTCTCGCGGGCCCGCGTCGGCGCGGTGCGCGGCGTCAACGTCGACGGCGTGGTGCGCACCCTGCTCACCCGTGGCCTGATCACCGAGGCCAGCAAGGACGAGGAGTCCGGCGCGACCCTCTACGGCACGACCCCCTACTTCCTCGAGCGGATGGGACTGAACTCCCTGGACGACCTGCCCCCGCTCGCCCCCTACCTCCCCGATGCAGCAGTGCTCGACGATCTCGTGAGTGAGGCCCGCCCATGA
- a CDS encoding pseudouridine synthase, with protein sequence MTPPRNRRPSGGSGAPSGRGPNRGPGQPRRSRQGRQQTDRGTTGRTRPGQPDLAPPEPKGPEIDVHDPRGTRLQKVLAAAGIGSRRACEELITDGRVMVDGHVVTELGVRIDPLNQTVHVDGERVQLDESRVYLAFNKPVGVVTTMSDELGRLNIGDYVAGRPERLFHVGRLDADTEGLLILTNDGDLAHRLQHPAHGVLKTYVAEVPGPVAKDLGKRLREGIELDDGPVAVDSFRIIDSRPGKAIVEVILHEGRKHIVRRMLEQVGHPVLSLVRTQVGPITLGSTKSGRWRPLNRNEIGQLYKAAGL encoded by the coding sequence ATGACCCCGCCCCGCAACCGACGCCCTTCCGGTGGCTCCGGAGCCCCCAGCGGTCGCGGCCCCAACCGCGGCCCGGGCCAGCCCCGCCGTTCCCGACAGGGCCGCCAGCAGACCGATCGCGGCACGACCGGGCGCACCCGGCCCGGGCAGCCGGACCTGGCGCCGCCGGAGCCCAAGGGACCCGAGATCGACGTCCACGACCCCAGGGGCACCCGACTGCAGAAGGTCCTGGCCGCCGCGGGCATCGGCTCCCGGCGGGCCTGCGAGGAGCTGATCACCGATGGCCGCGTGATGGTCGACGGTCACGTGGTCACCGAGCTCGGGGTGCGGATCGACCCCCTCAACCAGACGGTGCACGTCGACGGCGAGCGCGTGCAGCTGGACGAGTCGCGCGTCTACCTCGCCTTCAACAAGCCGGTGGGGGTCGTCACGACGATGTCGGACGAGCTCGGGCGGCTCAACATCGGTGACTACGTCGCGGGACGCCCTGAACGGCTCTTCCACGTCGGTCGGCTCGACGCCGACACCGAGGGCCTGCTCATCCTCACCAACGACGGTGACCTGGCGCACCGCCTCCAGCACCCCGCCCACGGCGTCCTGAAGACCTACGTCGCCGAGGTCCCCGGGCCGGTGGCCAAGGATCTGGGCAAGCGCCTGCGCGAGGGCATCGAGCTCGACGACGGACCGGTCGCGGTCGACTCCTTCCGGATCATCGACTCCCGACCTGGCAAGGCGATCGTCGAGGTGATCCTCCACGAGGGCCGCAAGCACATCGTGCGCCGGATGCTCGAGCAGGTCGGCCACCCGGTGCTCTCGCTGGTGCGCACGCAGGTCGGCCCGATCACGCTCGGCTCGACGAAGTCGGGTCGGTGGCGACCGCTCAACCGCAACGAGATCGGTCAGCTGTACAAGGCTGCGGGGCTGTGA
- a CDS encoding prephenate dehydrogenase: MTTSAEPKGAASGLPPVHVIGTGLIGTSVGLALRATGVDVSLEDQSETSVALARDLGAGRITGEVAPGLVVVATPPDVAPTLVQEALRRWPEAVVTDVTSVKQVVLADIVRSGVPMDRYVGSHPMAGRERSGAISGRADLFEGRAWVLCPHETTQSRATELVGRLARATGAAVSTLSPHDHDAAVAAVSHVPQVAASLVAARLEHLSEQAIGLAGQGVRDVTRIAASDPGLWTQILSGNAPAVAAILRDLSADVTRVVAALEALGGEANVADAPGARAVLARSIADGNAGHSRIPGKHGAGTATYAVVSVVVDDSPGELARLLAEIGEEGVNLEDLRLDHGIGLPFGLAEVHVLPQVAGPLTEALQSRGWQIHG, encoded by the coding sequence GTGACGACCTCGGCCGAGCCGAAGGGGGCCGCCTCCGGGCTTCCGCCGGTCCACGTCATCGGCACCGGCCTGATCGGCACGAGTGTCGGGTTGGCACTGCGGGCGACCGGCGTCGACGTCTCCCTCGAGGACCAGTCCGAGACCTCGGTGGCCCTGGCCCGTGACCTGGGGGCCGGGCGGATCACCGGCGAGGTGGCCCCCGGGCTGGTGGTCGTCGCGACGCCCCCCGACGTCGCCCCCACGCTCGTGCAGGAGGCGTTGCGCAGGTGGCCGGAGGCGGTCGTCACCGACGTCACGTCGGTCAAGCAGGTCGTGCTCGCCGACATCGTGCGGTCCGGGGTGCCGATGGACCGGTACGTGGGCTCCCACCCGATGGCCGGTCGCGAGCGATCGGGCGCGATCAGCGGCCGTGCCGACCTGTTCGAGGGCCGGGCGTGGGTGCTCTGCCCGCACGAGACCACGCAGTCCCGGGCCACCGAGCTCGTGGGCCGTCTCGCCCGGGCGACCGGCGCAGCGGTGAGCACGCTCAGCCCGCACGACCACGATGCCGCCGTCGCCGCCGTCTCGCACGTGCCGCAGGTGGCGGCCTCCCTCGTCGCCGCGCGTCTGGAGCACCTGAGCGAGCAGGCCATCGGGCTCGCCGGTCAGGGGGTGCGGGATGTCACCCGGATCGCGGCCAGCGACCCCGGGCTGTGGACCCAGATCCTCTCCGGCAATGCTCCGGCCGTCGCCGCGATCCTGCGCGACCTCTCCGCGGACGTCACCCGGGTGGTCGCCGCACTGGAGGCCCTGGGCGGGGAGGCGAACGTCGCCGACGCGCCCGGGGCCCGTGCCGTCCTGGCGCGTAGCATCGCCGACGGCAACGCCGGGCACTCGCGCATCCCGGGCAAGCACGGGGCCGGCACGGCGACGTATGCGGTCGTCAGCGTCGTCGTCGACGACAGTCCCGGCGAGCTGGCCCGCCTCCTCGCCGAGATCGGTGAGGAGGGCGTCAACCTCGAGGACCTGCGCCTCGACCACGGCATCGGCCTGCCGTTCGGGCTGGCCGAGGTCCACGTGCTGCCCCAGGTCGCCGGACCCCTGACCGAGGCGCTGCAGTCCCGGGGTTGGCAGATCCACGGCTGA
- the cmk gene encoding (d)CMP kinase gives MTSQPTPFVIAVDGPSGSGKSSVSRAVAGTVGAGYLDTGAMYRALTWWCLHDEVDLQDPEAISAAAWSLPLEIGDDPRAPTVHVGGRDVGEEIRSSGISSQVSRVATVPAVRTEMQRRQRALIEDIAARRGACVAEGRDITTVVAPEAPVRILLTASEEARLRRRSLEVHGASDEAAIAATRDQVVRRDRDDSTVSQFTVAADGVVVVDTSDLDFDGSVEAVLTVVRAARAG, from the coding sequence GTGACCAGCCAGCCCACCCCCTTCGTCATCGCCGTCGACGGACCCTCCGGATCCGGTAAGTCGAGTGTCTCGAGGGCCGTCGCCGGCACCGTCGGCGCCGGCTACCTGGACACCGGGGCGATGTACCGGGCACTGACCTGGTGGTGCCTGCACGACGAGGTCGACCTGCAGGACCCCGAGGCGATCAGCGCGGCAGCCTGGTCACTGCCGCTGGAGATCGGTGACGACCCGAGGGCACCCACGGTGCACGTCGGGGGGCGCGATGTCGGCGAGGAGATCCGCAGCAGTGGGATCTCATCGCAGGTCTCGCGCGTGGCCACCGTGCCGGCGGTGCGCACCGAGATGCAGCGACGCCAGAGGGCCCTCATCGAGGACATCGCGGCGCGCCGGGGCGCCTGCGTCGCCGAGGGTCGTGACATCACCACCGTCGTCGCTCCCGAGGCTCCCGTGCGCATCCTGCTCACCGCGAGTGAGGAGGCCCGACTGCGTCGCCGCTCGCTCGAGGTGCACGGCGCCAGTGACGAGGCCGCGATCGCCGCCACGCGCGACCAGGTCGTGCGGCGGGACCGGGACGACTCGACCGTCTCGCAGTTCACCGTCGCCGCCGACGGGGTGGTCGTCGTCGACACCTCGGACCTGGACTTCGACGGCTCGGTCGAGGCGGTGCTGACCGTGGTCCGCGCCGCCCGTGCGGGCTGA
- the der gene encoding ribosome biogenesis GTPase Der, translated as MGIPTDFTRSTVDTTPEPTDADHDQHAQGIDRVLRAGLDDFELTPEDRALIDGFQESTDDAPTGPRPVVAIIGRPNVGKSTLVNRILRRREAVVEDTPGVTRDRVAYDAEWAGRDFTLLDTGGWEIGVEGIHLRVAEQAEVAIEMADVVLFVVDAIVGATDDDEAVVKLLRRSGKPVVLVANKVDDQRFEADAAALWNLGLGEPMPLSALHGRGSGDVLDAVLDVLPQVSATGRAPLPGGPRRVALVGRPNVGKSSLLNRLAGEERVVVDDVAGTTRDPVDEIIELGGRPWNFVDTAGIRRRVHQTRGADFYASLRTQAALEKAEVAVVLIDTHESITEQDLRIISQVVETGRALVIAYNKWDLLDEERRYYLEKEIDRELVRVTWAPRVNVSALTGRHVDKLTPALDTALQSWDRRIPTSRLNGVLGEIVAGHPHPVRGGKQPRILFATQASTRPPRFVIFTSGFLEAGYRRFLERRLREEFGFEGSPIEISVRVREKRRRR; from the coding sequence ATGGGCATTCCCACCGATTTCACCAGGAGCACCGTGGACACCACCCCCGAGCCGACCGACGCTGACCACGATCAGCATGCCCAGGGCATCGACCGCGTCCTGCGCGCAGGTCTGGACGACTTCGAGCTGACGCCGGAGGACCGGGCGCTCATCGACGGCTTCCAGGAGTCGACCGACGACGCGCCCACCGGTCCCCGTCCCGTCGTCGCGATCATCGGGCGGCCCAATGTCGGCAAGTCGACCCTGGTCAACCGCATCCTGCGGCGCCGCGAGGCCGTCGTGGAGGACACCCCGGGTGTCACCCGCGATCGTGTGGCCTATGACGCGGAGTGGGCCGGTCGCGACTTCACGCTGCTCGACACGGGCGGCTGGGAGATCGGTGTCGAGGGGATCCACCTGCGGGTGGCCGAGCAGGCCGAGGTCGCGATCGAGATGGCCGACGTGGTCCTCTTCGTCGTCGACGCGATCGTCGGTGCCACCGATGACGACGAGGCGGTCGTGAAGTTGCTGCGTCGCTCCGGCAAGCCGGTCGTGCTCGTCGCCAACAAGGTCGACGACCAGCGCTTCGAGGCCGATGCCGCTGCCCTGTGGAACCTCGGACTCGGCGAGCCGATGCCCTTGTCCGCGCTGCACGGCCGGGGCAGTGGTGACGTCCTGGACGCCGTGCTCGACGTGCTGCCGCAGGTCTCGGCCACGGGCCGCGCGCCCCTGCCGGGAGGACCCCGCCGAGTGGCCCTCGTGGGCCGCCCGAACGTGGGCAAGTCCAGTCTGCTCAATCGCCTGGCGGGGGAGGAACGGGTCGTCGTCGACGACGTCGCGGGGACCACCCGTGACCCCGTCGACGAGATCATCGAGCTCGGCGGCCGGCCGTGGAACTTCGTCGACACCGCGGGGATCCGACGACGCGTCCACCAGACGCGGGGCGCCGACTTCTACGCCTCGCTGCGCACCCAGGCGGCGCTGGAGAAGGCGGAGGTCGCGGTCGTGCTCATCGACACCCACGAGTCGATCACCGAGCAGGACCTGCGCATCATCAGTCAGGTGGTCGAGACCGGCCGTGCTCTGGTCATCGCCTACAACAAGTGGGACCTGCTCGACGAGGAGCGACGCTACTACCTCGAGAAGGAGATCGACCGGGAGCTCGTCCGCGTCACCTGGGCACCGCGCGTGAACGTCTCCGCCCTGACCGGTCGCCACGTCGACAAGCTGACGCCCGCGCTGGACACGGCCCTGCAGTCGTGGGACCGCCGCATCCCGACCTCCCGGCTCAACGGGGTCCTCGGCGAGATCGTGGCCGGTCATCCGCACCCCGTGCGCGGCGGCAAGCAACCGCGGATCCTCTTCGCGACCCAGGCGTCCACCCGCCCGCCCCGATTCGTCATCTTCACCTCGGGCTTCCTCGAGGCCGGCTACCGCCGCTTCCTGGAGCGGCGACTGCGTGAGGAGTTCGGCTTCGAGGGCAGCCCGATCGAGATCTCGGTGAGGGTGCGGGAGAAGCGCCGTCGGCGGTGA